The following coding sequences lie in one Trypanosoma brucei gambiense DAL972 chromosome 7, complete sequence genomic window:
- a CDS encoding 40S ribosomal protein S16, putative, with translation MFLISLLTVCFTINFLSAFTPFCNGVVVAAVCCRFPTLSLEVAVICFHPYLFVLFSTFLLVASTQMSGEKTHTLKQVQTFGKKKTAIAVATVTKAPQCNIRINGVPISQILPETLRAKIMEAVKVVGARYFSRLRVDVRVRGSGQVAQAYAVRQAIAKGIIAYYQKYHNEIEKAALKDKYLEYDKFLLIADPRRCEPKKWGRHSARTRFTKSYR, from the coding sequence ATGTttttaatttctcttttaaCTGTTTGTTTCACTATTAATTTCTTATCTGCTTTCACACCCTTCTGTAATGGGGTGGTCGTCGCTGCCGTGTGTTGCCGCTTTCCTACACTGTCATTGGAAGTTGCGGTGATTTGCTTTCACCcctatttgtttgttttattttcaacttttttgttggttgctAGCACCCAAATGTCCGGTGAGAAGACGCACACCCTCAAGCAGGTGCAGACCTTCGGCAAGAAGAAAACGGCCATTGCGGTCGCCACGGTGACGAAGGCCCCGCAGTGTAACATTCGCATTAATGGTGTCCCCATATCTCAGATCCTTCCTGAGACGCTCCGTGCGAAGATCATGGAAGCTGTCAAGGTAGTGGGCGCTCGGTACTTTTCTCGCCTGCGCGTTGATGTGAGGGTTCGTGGCTCCGGTCAGGTCGCTCAGGCATACGCCGTCCGCCAGGCCATCGCGAAGGGTATCATCGCATATTACCAAAAGTACCACAATGAGATTGAGAAGGCTGCACTGAAAGACAAGTACTTGGAGTATGACAAGTTCCTCCTCATTGCGGATCCTCGCCGCTGCGAGCCCAAAAAATGGGGCCGTCACTCTGCCCGTACGCGCTTCACGAAGTCGTACCGTTAA
- a CDS encoding 40S ribosomal protein S16, putative, which produces MSGEKTHTLKQVQTFGKKKTAIAVATVTKAPQCNIRINGVPISQILPETLRAKIMEAVKVVGARYFSRLRVDVRVRGSGQVAQAYAVRQAIAKGIIAYYQKYHNEIEKAALKDKYLEYDKFLLIADPRRCEPKKWGRHSARTRFTKSYR; this is translated from the coding sequence ATGTCCGGTGAGAAGACGCACACCCTCAAGCAGGTGCAGACCTTCGGCAAGAAGAAAACGGCCATTGCGGTCGCCACGGTGACGAAGGCCCCGCAGTGTAACATTCGCATTAATGGTGTCCCCATATCTCAGATCCTTCCTGAGACGCTCCGTGCGAAGATCATGGAAGCTGTCAAGGTAGTGGGCGCTCGGTACTTTTCTCGCCTGCGCGTTGATGTGAGGGTTCGTGGCTCCGGTCAGGTCGCTCAGGCATACGCCGTCCGCCAGGCCATCGCGAAGGGTATCATCGCATATTACCAAAAGTACCACAATGAGATTGAGAAGGCTGCACTGAAAGACAAGTACTTGGAGTATGACAAGTTCCTCCTCATTGCGGATCCTCGCCGCTGCGAGCCCAAAAAATGGGGCCGTCACTCTGCCCGTACGCGCTTCACGAAGTCGTACCGTTAA
- a CDS encoding heat shock 70 kDa protein, putative — translation MHCCKVFSFRLTAGLLQQLPMPMPPPRPGVSVNMQHAVEIEAKRRVELDEATRARYVVVKEETRASGDRVIGIDLGTTNSCISYIDKKTNMPKIIPSPTGSWVFPTAITFDKSHKVRLYGEEARACVRTSASATLCSGKRLIGRGVGELGRVQSQLHKTNMVTLNERGEVAVEIMGRTYTVTHIIAMFLRYLKKEAEKFLKEPVNAVVVSVPAFFTPQQKVATEDAALAAGFDVLEVIDEPSAACLAHTVLQRSNASTREHLSGSKRIVRSLVFDLGGGTLDCAVMENDRRRGTFTLVATHGDPLLGGNDWDAVLSQHFSDQFERKWRVPLEDAEGNVGQGVATYRQLLLEAEKAKIHFTHSTEPYYGYNRAFHFSEKLRDIVPLEATLTLEEYIELTRPLRVRCVECLNKLFDHTSIRPADIDSVLLVGAMTRDPPIRHLLTEYFGRHVESEASCPADYAVAIGAAVRGAMLQGGFDDLLSNTRFVTGTAQALKQGGFLRRCCNRIGSLVSSSVNPNAIGQRWRGRAKGLSDEEIANYAKELVEFEAACDRRLLLERAENDANFVMRRVTADSSKRQGMQEKRVRQLSEQLKFWQYMVHNFHDHEDELLRTVRELEQALDELEGLAEDNTSGLTTAGTVDFSSVTPVNHCEEEERDCSSVSAASRSAQLRTAHGDGKLKERTQDEEGEKPKGRKIMRRAVPLPRASAEAQELVEAGHPALRGADVSMTESTRSAFFEAQVEERAWREPPTPPGEHGSWQEVKRAVDAGEPVGSPIGLQELQRPMTHEEMLQVLNNIAPIDDPVSEEHARKRDHSIDMRTMTIVEGAVDMVALQELLEEEAKRAEELQRAQKKGEKQLVADTSAKLFAMD, via the coding sequence ATGCACTGTTGTAAGGTTTTTTCGTTTCGCCTCACGGCAGGCCTTCTGCAGCAGCTGCCTATGCCGATGCCTCCGCCGCGACCAGGAGTAAGCGTCAACATGCAGCATGCGGTTGAAATAGAGGCGAAACGGCGGGTGGAGCTTGACGAGGCCACGCGCGCCCGGTACGTCGttgtgaaggaagaaactcGTGCTTCGGGGGACCGTGTCATTGGCATAGACCTCGGTACTACGAATAGCTGTATTTCATATATCGACAAGAAAACGAACATGCCAAAGATAATTCCATCTCCAACGGGGTCGTGGGTTTTTCCCACCGCAATTACGTTTGATAAAAGTCACAAGGTTCGCTTATATGGTGAAGAGGCCCGGGCCTGCGTACGGACGAGTGCGAGCGCGACGTTGTGCAGTGGAAAGCGCCTTATTGGCAGGGGTGTTGGTGAGTTGGGCCGCGTACAGTCCCAGCTCCATAAGACAAATATGGTTACGCTTAACGAACGGGGAGAGGTGGCAGTAGAAATTATGGGTCGCACCTATACAGTAACCCATATCATAGCCATGTTCCTGCGCTATCTGAAAAAGGAGGCAGAAAAATTTCTCAAGGAACCGGTGAATGCCGTTGTAGTGAGTGTTCCTGCATTCTTCACCCCACAACAGAAGGTAGCGACGGAGGATGCTGCACTTGCCGCGGGTTTTGATGTCCTGGAGGTAATTGACGAGCCATCCGCCGCTTGTTTGGCTCATACTGTTTTGCAGCGTAGTAATGCCTCAACAAGGGAACATCTATCGGGATCTAAGCGTATTGTACGTTCGCTGGTGTTTGATTTGGGCGGTGGCACACTGGACTGTGCTGTGATGGAAAATGATCGGCGACGGGGTACTTTTACACTTGTTGCGACACATGGTGACCCATTGCTTGGCGGCAATGATTGGGATGCTGTATTGTCTCAGCATTTTTCTGACCAATTTGAGCGTAAGTGGCGAGTACCTCTGGAGGACGCAGAAGGAAATGTGGGGCAAGGTGTAGCTACGTACCGCCAGCTCCTTCTTGAGGCTGAGAAGGCAAAGATTCATTTTACGCACTCAACGGAGCCATATTATGGCTACAATCGTGCATTTCACTTTTCAGAGAAGCTTCGTGACATTGTTCCACTCGAGGCCACGCTCACGCTTGAGGAATACATTGAACTAACCCGGCCATTGAGGGTTCGCTGCGTGGAATGCCTCAACAAGCTTTTCGACCACACAAGCATACGTCCAGCAGACATTGACAGTGTACTACTTGTGGGAGCCATGACACGTGACCCCCCAATACGCCATCTTCTGACAGAGTACTTTGGTCGACATGTGGAATCTGAAGCCTCGTGTCCTGCCGACTACGCTGTAGCCATCGGTGCCGCCGTCCGCGGTGCCATGCTTCAGGGTGGATTTGATGACTTATTGTCGAACACACGATTTGTCACGGGGACCGCACAAGCCTTGAAGCAGGGTGGTTTCCTGCGTCGCTGCTGCAATCGCATTGGATCCTTAGTCAGTAGCAGCGTTAATCCGAATGCCATTGGCCAGCGCTGGCGCGGGCGCGCAAAAGGGCTCTCTGATGAAGAAATAGCTAACTATGCAAAGGAGCTTGTTGAGTTTGAGGCAGCGTGCGACCGCCGGCTGCTGCTTGAAAGAGCAGAGAACGACGCAAACTTCGTGATGCGGCGTGTAACAGCCGATTCGAGCAAGCGGCAAGGGATGCAGGAAAAACGTGTGCGGCAGCTAAGTGAACAACTGAAGTTCTGGCAGTATATGGTGCACAACTTTCATGATCACGAAGACGAGTTACTACGAACGGTACGAGAATTGGAGCAAGCACTGGATGAATTGGAAGGGCTGGCAGAGGATAACACGTCGGGCCTCACAACCGCAGGGACAGTTGACTTCTCCTCAGTGACCCCTGTGAACCATTGCGAGGAAGAAGAGCGAGACTGCAGCAGTGTTTCTGCAGCATCAAGATCGGCACAGCTTAGGACGGCACATGGGGACGGAAAGCTGAAGGAGCGCACACAGGAcgaggagggggagaaacCGAAAGGTCGTAAAATCATGAGGCGAGCTGTACCGCTGCCAAGGGCAAGTGCAGAAGCGCAGGAATTGGTGGAGGCGGGGCATCCCGCACTGCGAGGTGCCGATGTTTCCATGACAGAGTCCACGAGAAGTGCATTTTTCGAGGCACAGGTGGAGGAACGGGCATGGCGGGAGCCACCAACACCGCCTGGTGAGCATGGCTCATGGCAGGAGGTGAAGCGTGCGGTTGACGCTGGTGAGCCCGTTGGGAGCCCAATTGGTCTTCAGGAGTTACAGCGCCCAATGACACATGAAGAGATGCTACAGGTACTTAACAATATCGCACCCATTGATGATCCGGTGAGCGAGGAGCACGCCAGGAAGAGGGACCACTCCATTGATATGCGAACCATGACTATTGTTGAGGGTGCCGTAGATATGGTCGCGCTGCAGGAACTACTTGAGGAAGAAGCCAAACGGGCAGAGGAGCTTCAGCGTGCTCAGAAGAAGGGTGAGAAGCAACTTGTAGCCGATACATCAGCCAAACTGTTCGCGATGGACTAG
- a CDS encoding RNA-editing complex protein MP100, with amino-acid sequence MALAQSCRHFAATTYRQSKITDRFQLLITKKEIECDYVAVDATALVATGLRLAKNVTTEQRRHKEVARHVVQSIQQLLKKVRCKKSLLIAMDGAENLLKADRTRGSSLTRKVESRLMRLPGTPLMQAVEERIVRMMPERQILPGEVVFAGTCVQGCVEQKMSAWALDLASRDTFNGSSDSLNLIGASELYLNVLALSPFYNVSSVVQNNADLRHIRLQDILEWLELDKKAKEGESVTIAKMRTDILFLFIIANGASATELNPIPAVGFHEIVDRYMKVLAENGATPPSQSATASAPTASANLPAAPPFLFEDSPGNTLQLNLRMLCRIMQLVARKEAPARVDGLSEAYLEHALQTHAMLCTGQAPQCTYLPAAGTGQLGSTAPSAVQLAGHLAALCASTAQRNARCTSLQPSLVTPEKGSCEEDSPATKLPPTPPTSAAAPVEDKPLTAAEYTILCQSLPAAVEGLIHQYVGVAPKPDVGKMITTATTEEAYRLVREVLSYANPLRPHKCLCLSPSYCWLQNEKTQLWRFEYVDIGVKSHELGTRRQLNAMKGVTLEVNMSRDGPSHFDPLSGTWEPIANFPCGADCEYDKHTEEYTSSPSAPQTAKEVEAGPVKASLKLLTWNVMFDRYSGKPTPLGMPGIDWCSPKRYPVIAKIIEEEDADVVGMQEVEPVFWEFLSKRPLIRQRYYFSCGHMSPAIAPWGVLMLIHRRRLPVQSINYLNVPAWTNHVSLMPVVGLKMVHGTVHIAAAHLLAPYTKSHENARTSQDTALRHHMTKTLGGGDVVTMGDFNDWPTNEFIMPHESQYVDCWPVLHPNDPGKTMDETNTFCKLKVEEMFFGRSDKVFLRSRRLVPVEAHLVGTRSVNDENNNADAPAYLFPSDHYGVSITFSLKLP; translated from the coding sequence ATGGCATTGGCTCAGTCATGTCGTCACTTTGCTGCGACGACGTACCGACAGTCCAAAATTACAGATCGCTTCCAGCTGTTAATAACTAAAAAGGAAATTGAATGTGACTACGTTGCGGTGGACGCCACTGCCCTCGTCGCTACGGGGTTACGTCTCGCAAAGAACGTTACAACTGAGCAGCGTCGCCATAAGGAAGTGGCGCGTCATGTAGTACAGTCAATACAACAGTTGTTGAAGAAGGTGCGTTGCAAGAAGTCTCTTCTTATAGCAATGGACGGAGCTGAGAATCTGCTCAAGGCGGATCGTACACGGGGTAGCAGTTTAACCCGAAAGGTGGAAAGTCGTCTGATGAGACTACCGGGAACTCCACTTATGCAGGCAGTGGAGGAACGTATCGTTCGTATGATGCCAGAGCGGCAGATATTACCCGGTGAAGTGGTGTTTGCCGGCACCTGTGTTCAAGGGTGTGTCGAGCAGAAGATGTCCGCTTGGGCACTTGATCTGGCGTCCCGAGACACCTTTAACGGCAGCAGCGATTCACTGAATTTGATTGGGGCCTCCGAGTTGTACCTTAATGTGTTGGCGCTGTCGCCCTTCTATAACGTATCGAGTGTGGTGCAAAATAACGCAGATTTGCGACATATACGACTGCAGGATATTTTGGAGTGGCTAGAGCTAGATAAGAAGgcgaaggaaggggagagtGTCACAATAGCCAAGATGAGAACGGATATTTTATTCCTCTTCATTATCGCTAACGGCGCCTCGGCAACTGAGCTGAATCCCATTCCTGCTGTTGGTTTCCATGAAATTGTTGATCGGTACATGAAGGTTCTCGCAGAAAACGGTGCTACGCCCCCTTCTCAAAGCGCGACCGCGAGCGCCCCAACTGCTTCAGCCAACCTCCCGGCCGCCCCaccatttctttttgaggATAGTCCGGGCAACACACTCCAACTGAATCTTCGCATGCTCTGTCGCATCATGCAGTTAGTGGCGCGTAAGGAGGCGCCAGCCCGTGTGGATGGTCTATCAGAAGCCTACTTGGAGCACGCCTTACAAACGCATGCAATGTTGTGCACTGGACAGGCACCCCAATGCACCTACTTGCCAGCAGCGGGTACAGGACAACTAGGCTCGACGGCGCCTAGTGCCGTGCAACTCGCAGGTCATCTTGCTGCATTATGCGCATCCACAGCACAACGCAATGCACGGTGTACTTCTCTGCAGCCCTCGCTGGTAACACCAGAAAAGGGATCGTGTGAGGAAGACAGTCCGGCAACAAAGCTGCCGCCGACACCCCCAACTAGCGCGGCCGCACCAGTTGAAGACAAGCCGCTGACAGCAGCTGAATACACCATTCTCTGTCAGTCGCTTCCCGCAGCTGTGGAAGGATTGATTCATCAGTACGTAGGCGTAGCGCCTAAGCCGGATGTTGGGAAGATGATTACAACGGCGACCACGGAGGAAGCCTACCGCCTTGTTCGGGAAGTGCTTTCTTATGCGAACCCTCTTCGACCGCATAAGTGCTTATGCCTTTCCCCATCTTATTGCTGGCTCCAGAATGAAAAGACGCAACTGTGGCGCTTCGAATATGTCGATATTGGTGTCAAAAGTCATGAACTGGGGACACGTCGGCAACTCAATGCTATGAAGGGTGTAACGCTTGAAGTGAACATGTCCCGTGATGGTCCTTCGCATTTTGATCCACTGAGCGGGACGTGGGAGCCAATTGCCAATTTCCCGTGCGGAGCGGACTGCGAATATGACAAACATACTGAAGAATACACATCTTCTCCTTCAGCTCCACAAACTGCAAAAGAGGTTGAAGCAGGACCAGTTAAGGCATCTTTAAAATTGCTGACATGGAATGTCATGTTTGATCGTTACAGCGGCAAACCAACTCCTTTAGGTATGCCTGGTATAGATTGGTGCTCCCCCAAGAGGTATCCCGTCATTGCCAAGATcatagaggaggaggatgcggATGTTGTTGGCATGCAAGAGGTGGAGCCTGTATTTTGGGAGTTCCTTTCCAAGCGGCCACTTATACGCCAAAGGTACTACTTTTCGTGCGGTCATATGAGTCCAGCTATTGCCCCGTGGGGGGTGCTGATGTTGATACACCGTCGGCGTCTTCCAGTACAGAGCATCAACTATCTTAACGTCCCTGCGTGGACTAATCATGTTTCTCTCATGCCGGTTGTGGGTCTGAAGATGGTGCACGGTACTGTACACATAGCTGCCGCACACTTACTCGCGCCATACACGAAGTCCCACGAGAACGCTCGTACTTCCCAGGATACCGCGTTACGCCATCACATGACGAAGACGTTGGGTGGCGGGGATGTGGTAACTATGGGAGATTTCAACGACTGGCCTACAAATGAATTTATTATGCCACATGAATCACAGTACGTGGACTGTTGGCCCGTTTTGCACCCCAACGACCCTGGAAAGACTATGGATGAAACAAACACCTTTTGTAAACTGAAAGTGGAGGAAATGTTTTTTGGCCGTTCCGACAAGGTGTTTCTGCGAAGCAGGCGGCTTGTGCCAGTCGAAGCTCATCTCGTCGGAACACGGAGTGTAAACGATGAGAACAACAACGCCGACGCACCCGCATATTTGTTCCCATCCGATCACTACGGCGTAAGTATAACGTTTTCATTGAAGTTACCGTAA